Proteins co-encoded in one Brassica oleracea var. oleracea cultivar TO1000 chromosome C4, BOL, whole genome shotgun sequence genomic window:
- the LOC106340622 gene encoding probable pectinesterase/pectinesterase inhibitor 17: MAFRGYLLTFVFLCIFLASTVSGYNSKHVKAWCSKTPNPKPCEYFLTHNSDQKPIKSLSEFLKISMKLALDRAILAKSHASTLGPKCRDTREKAAWEDCLKLYDFTVSKINKTMDPDTKCSKTDSQTWLSTALTNLDTCEAGFLELGVTDFILPLMSNNVSDLICNTLAINKVPFNYTPPEKDGFPSWVKPGDRKLLQNSTPRDNVVVAKDGSGNFRTIKEAINAASGSGRFVIYVKQGVYSENLEIQKDNVMLRGDGKGRTIITGSRSVGGGSTTFKSATVAAVGDGFIARGITFRNTAGANNGQAVALRSGSDLSVFYQCSFEGYQDTLYVHSNRQFYSDCDVYGTVDFIFGNAAAIFQNCNIFARRPPGRTNTITAQGRSYPDQNTGIIIHNSRVTAASDLRPVLGSTKTYLGRPWRQYSRTVFMKTSLDSLIDPRGWLEWNGNFALTTLFYGEFQNTGPGASTSSRVTWPGFRVIGSATEALQFTVDSFIAGSSWIPSYVPFTSGL, from the exons ATGGCTTTTCGAGGTTATCTTCTGACATTTGTGTTCCTATGCATATTCTTGGCATCGACCGTTTCCGGGTATAACTCAAAACACGTGAAAGCGTGGTGCAGCAAAACTCCAAACCCCAAACCATGCGAGTATTTCTTAACCCACAACTCCGACCAAAAACCAATAAAATCTTTGTCCGAGTTCCTCAAAATCTCAATGAAACTAGCTCTAGACCGAGCCATCCTCGCCAAATCCCACGCATCCACACTAGGACCAAAGTGCCGCGACACACGTGAAAAAGCTGCATGGGAAGATTGTCTCAAGCTCTACGACTTCACCGTCTCTAAAATCAACAAGACGATGGACCCAGACACGAAGTGCTCTAAAACCGACTCTCAAACATGGCTCAGCACGGCTCTAACCAATCTCGACACTTGTGAAGCTGGGTTCTTAGAGCTAGGTGTTACCGATTTTATCCTTCCTTTGATGTCAAACAACGTCTCAGATCTTATATGCAATACACTTGCCATTAACAAAGTTCCTTTCAACTACACTCCACCGGAGAAAGACGGGTTCCCTTCGTGGGTCAAACCCGGTGACCGGAAGCTTTTGCAAAACTCAACACCTAGAGATAACGTGGTTGTGGCTAAAGATGGGTCTGGTAATTTCAGGACGATTAAAGAAGCGATCAACGCTGCTTCGGGGAGTGGTAGGTTCGTGATATATGTGAAGCAAGGCGTTTACAGTGAGAATCTCGAGATACAAAAAGATAATGTCATGTTGAGAGGTGATGGTAAAGGGAGAACGATTATCACCGGAAGCAGAAGTGTTGGAGGAGGATCGACCACGTTTAAGTCAGCTACTGTCG CGGCTGTCGGAGACGGGTTTATAGCACGTGGAATAACGTTTAGAAACACAGCGGGAGCGAACAATGGACAAGCAGTAGCTCTAAGATCCGGATCGGATCTATCCGTTTTCTACCAATGCAGTTTCGAAGGTTACCAAGACACACTATACGTTCACTCTAACCGCCAATTTTACAGTGACTGCGATGTTTACGGAACAGTAGATTTTATATTCGGAAACGCAGCCGCTATTTTCCAAAACTGCAACATTTTTGCACGTCGTCCACCTGGTCGCACCAACACAATCACTGCCCAAGGAAGATCCTATCCGGATCAAAACACTGGTATTATTATTCACAACTCTCGTGTCACCGCAGCTTCAGATCTCCGACCCGTTTTAGGATCCACCAAAACTTATTTGGGTCGACCATGGAGACAATATTCTAGGACGGTGTTTATGAAGACTTCTCTTGATAGTCTAATTGATCCACGTGGATGGCTTGAGTGGAACGGTAACTTCGCTTTGACAACTTTGTTTTACGGTGAGTTTCAGAATACGGGTCCGGGTGCTTCGACTTCAAGTCGGGTCACATGGCCTGGATTCCGGGTCATTGGTTCTGCCACTGAGGCTTTGCAGTTTACTGTTGATAGTTTCATTGCTGGTAGCTCTTGGATTCCATCATATGTGCCGTTTACTTCTGGTCTCTAA
- the LOC106339563 gene encoding Golgi SNAP receptor complex member 1-2-like, protein MTESSLDLQESGWEELRREARKIEGDLDVKLSSYAKLGARFNQGGYGVDGGSPGGSWKSMEIEIQSSLEKLLDINDSMSRCAASAAPTTSVTQKLARHRDILHEYTQEFRRIKGNISSMREHAELLSSVRDDISEYKASGSMSPGVQVLRERASIHGSISHIDEVIGQAQATRAVLGSQRSLFSDVQGKVKILGDKFPVIRGLLGSIRRRRSRDTLILSAVIAACTLFIIIYWLSK, encoded by the exons ATGACGGAATCGAGCCTGGATCTGCAGGAATCCGGCTGGGAGGAGCTCCGGAGAGAAGCTCGCAAAATCGAAGGCGATCTCGACGTCAAGCTCTCCTCTTACGCCAAGCTCGGCGCCAGATTCAATCAAGGCG GTTATGGTGTTGATGGTGGATCACCTGGAGGATCATGGAAGTCGATGGAGATTGAGATTCAGTCTTCGCTTGAGAAGCTGTTGGATATTAATGATTCCATGAGTAGATGTGCTGCCTCTGCTGCACCTACAACCTCTGTTACTCAGAAGCTTGCTAGGCACAGAGACATTCTTCATGAATACACTCAG GAGTTTCGGAGGATAAAAGGAAACATAAGCTCGATGAGGGAACATGCTGAGCTCTTGAGTTCTGTCAGGGATGACATAAGTGAATATAAG GCTTCTGGTAGTATGTCACCAGGTGTGCAAGTGTTAAGGGAGAGAGCTTCAATCCATGGAAGTATATCCCAT ATTGATGAAGTCATTGGCCAAGCTCAAGCGACAAGAGCAGTTCTTGGCTCTCAACGGTCTCTGTTTTCTGATGTTCAAGGGAAAGTGAAAATTCTCGGAGACAAGTTCCCAGTGATTCGTGGCTTACTTG GCTCAATTAGAAGAAGACGTTCTCGGGACACACTTATCCTCTCCGCTGTCATCGCTGCTTGTACCTTGTTTATAATCATCTACTGGCTCTCGAAATAA
- the LOC106339549 gene encoding 40S ribosomal protein S13-2-like: MGRMHSRGKGISASALPYKRSPPTWLKTTALDVDESICKFAKKGLTPSQIGVILRDSHGIPQVKSVTGNKILRILKAHGLAPEIPEDLYHLIKKAVAIRKHLERNRKDKDSKFRLILVESRIHRLARYYKKTKKLPPVWKYESTTASTLVA, translated from the exons ATGGGGCGTATGCATTCGAGAGG AAAGGGTATCTCTGCATCTGCGTTGCCGTACAAGCGTTCACCTCCGACATGGCTCAAGACCACGGCCCTCGAT GTTGATGAGTCGATCTGCAAGTTTGCGAAGAAGGGTTTGACACCGTCTCAGATTGGTGTGATTCTTCGTGACTCTCACGGTATCCCTCAGGTGAAGAGTGTTACCGGAAACAAGATCTTGCGTATTCTCAAAGCTCACG GTCTTGCACCTGAGATTCCTGAGGATCTGTACCACTTGATCAAGAAGGCAGTTGCTATCCGCAAGCACTTGGAGAGGAACAGGAAGGACAAAGATTCCAAGTTTAGGTTGATTCTTGTCGAGAGCAGGATCCACCGTCTTGCCCGTTACTACAAGAAGACCAAGAAGCTTCCTCCAGTCTGGAAGTA CGAGTCTACTACTGCTTCTACTCTTGTGGCTTAA
- the LOC106343064 gene encoding 3-phosphoshikimate 1-carboxyvinyltransferase, chloroplastic, translating to MAQSSRICHGVQNPCVIISNLSKSNQNKSPFSVSLKTHQPRASSWGLKKSGTMLNGSVIRPVKVTASVSTSEKASEIVLQPIREISGLIKLPGSKSLSNRILLLAALSEGTTVVDNLLNSDDISYMLDALKKLGLNVERDSVNNRAVVEGCGGIFPASLDSKSDIELYLGNAGTAMRPLTAAVTAAGGNASYVLDGVPRMRERPIGDLVVGLKQLGADVECTLGTDCPPVRVNANGGLPGGKVKLSGSISSQYLTALLMAAPLALGDVEIEIIDKLISVPYVEMTLKLMERFGVSAEHSDSWDRFFVKGGQKYKSPGNAYVEGDASSASYFLAGAAITGETVTVEGCGTTSLQGDVKFAEVLEKMGCKVSWTENSVTVTGPSRDAFGMRHLRAVDVNMNKMPDVAMTLAVVALFADGPTTIRDVASWRVKETERMIAICTELRKLGATVEEGSDYCVITPPAKVKPAEIDTYDDHRMAMAFSLAACADVPVTIKDPGCTRKTFPDYFQVLESITKH from the exons ATGGCGCAATCTAGCAGAATCTGCCATGGCGTGCAGAACCCATGTGTTATCATCTCCAATCTCTCCAAATCCAACCAAAACAAATCACCTTTCTCCGTCTCCTTGAAGACGCATCAGCCTCGAGCTTCTTCGTGGGGATTGAAGAAGAGTGGAACGATGCTAAACGGTTCTGTAATTCGCCCGGTTAAGGTAACAGCTTCTGTTTCCACGTCCGAGAAAGCTTCAGAGATTGTGCTTCAACCAATCAGAGAAATCTCGGGTCTCATTAAGCTACCCGGATCCAAATCTCTCTCCAATCGGATCCTCCTTCTTGCCGCTCTATCTGAG GGAACTACTGTAGTGGACAACTTGTTGAACAGTGATGACATCAGCTACATGCTCGATGCGTTGAAGAAGCTGGGTCTTAACGTGGAGCGTGACAGTGTAAACAACCGTGCGGTTGTTGAAGGATGCGGTGGAATATTCCCAGCTTCCTTAGATTCCAAGAGTGATATTGAGTTGTACCTTGGGAATGCAGGAACAGCCATGCGTCCACTCACCGCTGCAGTTACAGCTGCAGGTGGCAACGCAAG TTATGTGCTTGATGGGGTGCCTAGAATGAGGGAAAGACCTATAGGAGATTTGGTTGTTGGTCTTAAGCAGCTTGGTGCTGATGTTGAGTGTACTCTTGGCACTGACTGTCCTCCTGTTCGTGTCAATGCTAATGGTGGCCTTCCCGGTGGAAAG GTGAAGCTTTCTGGATCGATCAGTAGTCAATACTTGACTGCCCTCCTCATGGCAGCTCCTTTAGCTCTTGGAGACGTGGAGATTGAGATCATTGATAAACTAATTTCTGTTCCGTACGTTGAAATGACATTGAAGTTGATGGAACGTTTTGGTGTTAGTGCCGAGCATAGTGATAGCTGGGATCGTTTCTTTGTCAAGGGCGGTCAGAAATACAA GTCGCCTGGTAATGCTTACGTTGAAGGTGATGCCTCTAGTGCTAGCTACTTCTTGGCTGGTGCTGCCATTACCGGTGAAACTGTCACTGTTGAAGGTTGTGGAACAACTAGCCTCCAG GGAGATGTGAAATTCGCAGAGGTTCTTGAGAAAATGGGATGTAAAGTGTCATGGACAGAGAACAGTGTGACTGTGACTGGACCATCAAGAGATGCTTTTGGAATGAGGCACTTGCGTGCTGTTGATGTCAACATGAACAAAATGCCTGATGTAGCCATGACTCTAGCCGTTGTTGCTCTCTTTGCCGACGGTCCAACCACCATCAGAGATG TGGCTAGCTGGAGAGTTAAGGAGACAGAGAGGATGATTGCCATTTGCACAGAGCTTAGAAAG CTTGGAGCTACAGTGGAAGAGGGTTCAGATTATTGTGTGATAACTCCACCAGCAAAGGTGAAACCGGCGGAGATTGATACGTATGATGATCATAGAATGGCGATGGCGTTCTCGCTTGCAGCTTGTGCTGATGTTCCAGTCACCATCAAGGATCCTGGCTGCACCAGAAAGACTTTCCCTGACTACTTCCAAGTCCTTGAAAGTATCACAAAGCACTAA